Below is a window of Rhodospirillaceae bacterium DNA.
CGGCGGAATTGCTCAGTGTTCAACCACCATTGCGGCACCTGGCGTCATCAAGCAGATGGCCCCCTTGCAACGGATTGTGATGGGCGAGCTTACGGGCGGCACGTCTGACCGGATCGATGCTCTGGTAGCTGCCTTAAAAGCGGTAGATGTGGTCGCTGAGTCGTCTGAGAACATTCAAAAGGAAATCTGGCTAAAATTCGTTTTCCTGGCGAGTTTGGCCGCGACGACGACATTAACCCGCCAAGGCATTGGCGCCATTCGTGAAGATGATGAAATGCGGGCATTCTTGATGGACTGTATGCGTGAAATCGTCGCTGTCGGCCGCGCAAAGGGGATTGACCTGGATGAGGATCAACCAGAAAAGACTTTTGGGTTCATCAAGACTCTACCGGAGGGCATGGTTGCGTCTACCCTGCATGACCTGAACAAAGGCATAAAGATTGAAATGCCCTGGTTGAGTGGTGCTGTTGATCATCTTGGACAAGACGTCGGCGTGGACACACCTGCCCACCGCACCGTTTTTGCTGGCTTAAAAGCCTTCAGCGCGGACCGGGTGTGGTAAACCCGGGTCCAACCCTCACCATTAAGGACCTGAAAACGCGGGCTGTCCGCGTTCCAATGAACCGCGCACTCGCCACCAGCAGCGGTAAGATGTCTGAAGCGCCGTTGGTGCTGATTGATCTTGAAACCAATGAAGGCGTAACCGGTCACGCCTATCTGTTCTGTTACCACCCTATGACAGCATCGATGATGCAGCGTGTGCTTGCCGAAAGCTTGGAACTGGTGCGCGGCAACCAAGTCGCCCCAGCCGACCTGGCGGATAAGCTGCTGGGTCGTTTCATGTTGCTCGGCAACCAAGGGGTTATCAGCATGGCGTTGTCAGGCTTCGATGTTGCCTGTTGGGATGCCCTGTCCAAGTCCGCAGACATGCCGCTTTATAAGTTGCTTGGTGGCGAAGTTGATCGCGTGAAGACCTACAACAGCAAGGGCATGAGCTTGATGGGGATGGACGCCTTGGCGAAGGAGGCCGTTGATCTACTAGGAGAGGGTTTTAAGGCACTAAAGCTCCGCCTCGGGTATCCGACTTGGCAGGAAGACATCGAAGCCGTTCGTGCTGTTCGTAAGGTTATTCCAGACGATACACCGCTGATGACCGATTACAATCAGTCGCTGAGCGTGGAGGAGGCCGTCATTCGTGGCCGCGCCTTGGATGCAGAGGATATCACCTGGATCGAAGAGCCCATTGCTCACGACGACCATATCGGCTGCGCTTTTGTTGCGAAGGAAGTCGAAACACCGATTCAAATCGGCGAGAATTTTCGCAATCTCAACGATATGAAATCAGCCATTCACCTGCGCGCGGCGGATTACGTCATGCCTGACCTTCAAAGGATTGGTGGCGTGACTGGTTGGTTAGCGGCGGCGGCGCTGGCAGAATCAAAAAATACCCTGATGTCGTCACACCTGTTCCCCGAAGTCAGCGCGCACCTTATGACGGTTACCCCAACAGCTCACTGGCTTGAATTCGTCGATTGGGGCGCACCTGTCATGGCGGAACCCATGGTGGTTGAGGACGGCTACGCGATTATCCCTGATCGTCCTGGCACGGGCGTTACCTGGAACGAAGACGCGGTTGCCCGTTACCCAACAATTGACTGAGCCTACAGATAATTTTCGCAAGGGTATTTTGATGGCGGCTGCTGGGGTCATCATCATAAGTCCTGATGGCTTGTTCATGCGCTTGCTGGACCATGCGGGAACCTGGGACGCGATTTTTTATCGGTCCCTGTTCATGGGGATTACATTCACGCTGGTCTTGCTGTGGCAGCACCGCGCGCAAACACTGAACGTTATTTTAGGGATCGGTAGACGAGGAGTGCTCGCGGTATTCGCCCTGACCGCCAGCAATATGGGGTTCGTTGCTGCGATCACCCATACGACTGTCGCCAATACCCTCGTCATCTTAGCCATCATGCCGTTGTTCAGCGCTTTATTGGGCTGGATGATTTTAGGCGAAAGAGTGGCAAACCGTACCTGGTGGGCGATCTTCGCCGGATTTTTCGGTGTGGTCATTATATTTGCCGACTCGTTGGGGGGCGGTACGCTGACAGGGGATGTCTTAGCATTGTTCACGGCAATCTTGCAGGCCCTGACTCTGGTTATCCTGCGCATCGATGGGGAGCGGGTTATGGTTCCCGCGTTTTGTCTGTCTGGGTTCTTGGCGGCGACAATTTCTTCTGGGTTTGCTGATCCCGCAGCAGTGCCTGTGCACGATGTCGCCTTGTTGGCGGTCTTGGGGGTTTTCATTGTCCCGGCAGCATTCTTATTGTTTTTCAGTTCTGTGCGCTATATCCCCGCCGCCGAAGCATCGCTTATGGTTCTCCTTGAAACCGTGTTGGGTCCAATCTGGGTATGGTTGGTGATTGGGGAAGTTCCGACGGTTGTTGCTGCCATAGGCGGGATCGTCATCATTGGGGCGATTGCAGGCAATTCAATCGTTGCTCTTAGATCAGAGACCGATCAATAGGGTATTATAATACCGTGTATCTAACTTATCGATTTTAAACAACATTTTCCGTTGACTTGGGAAAAAGGGTGCATATACTGCGCGCCTTGTCGACAAGATTATCGGCAGATTAATTTATCCCATATCGGACAGGTTTAAGATGAAAACATATTCGGCAAAGCCGTCGGAGATTGAACGCAAGTGGTGCATTATCGACGCAGAAGGTCTGGTTCTCGGCCGTCTCGCTTCGGTTGTCGCCCTGCGGCTCCGTGGCAAGCACAAACCTATGTATACGCCTCACATGGATTGCGGCGATAACATCATTATTATTAATGCTGAAAAGGTTCAGCTGACCGGCAACAAGCGTCGGGACAAGACCTACTATCGTCACACCGGCCACCCCGGCGGCATCAAGTCCCGCACGGCAGGCCAAATTCTGGATGGCGCGCATCCTGAACGGGTGATGATCAAGGCGGTTGAGCGGATGATCAGCCGCAACCCCTTAGGTCGCCAGCAAATGCGGAAGCTGCATGTCTATGTCGGCAATGAACACCCGCATGAGGCACAGCAGCCAGAAGTTCTGGATGTTGCTTCGATGAACCCCAAGAACACAAGGAGCGCTTAAAGATGGCCGATACGACGTCACTTGAGGGCCTGAAAGAGGCGCTGGAAAGCAAATCTAATGCTGCCGCAGCGACTGCAGCACCCGAAGAAGCCGCGATTGAAGAGGCACCTGCTGCCGTTGTCGCGTCGGAGCCTGAAGCTTTACCTGAGCCCAAGAAAGATGAACTGGGCCGGTCTTATGCGACTGGTAAACGGAAAAACGCGATTGCCCGGGTCTGGATTAAGCCCGGCAATGGTAAAGTCACGGTCAATGGCCGGGATCAAGAAACCTATTTCGCGCGTCCTGTACTTCGCATGCTGATCAATCAGCCGTTTGAAGCCGCGGAGCGGATGGGACAGTTTGATGTTTTCGCCACCGTAACCGGCGGTGGATTATCCGGCCAAGCCGGTGCCGTCCGTCATGGCATCAGCAAGGCACTGACCTATTTTGAACCTGGATTACGCGCGGCGTTGAAACCGGGCGGATTCCTGACCCGTGATTCCCGCGTTGTTGAACGTAAGAAATACGGCCGCAAAAAAGCCCGCCGTAGCTTCCAGTTCTCGAAGCGTTAAATTCGCAAGCATTCGGAATTGCCGAGAAAGGCGTCCCTTGCGGGGCGCCTTTTTTTTGGTATAGATCATCGACCCGGTTAGGTGAGGAAAGATTATGAGCAAGATTAAAGCAGCGATTGTTGGGGCCAGTGGATATACAGGGGCGGAGCTTGTACGTCTGCTTGTCCGCCACCCAGAGGTTGAGATTGCTGTTATGACGGCGGACCGTAAGGCTGGCCAATCCATGGGCGAGGTCTTTCCGCATTTGGCCGGGCTTGGGTTGCCGGATTTGGTTTCGCTTGATGCGGTTGATTATAGTGACATTAATGTGGTTTTCTGCGGATTGCCCCATGGGACAACTCAGGAAGTGATTTCCGCGATGCCCCAGCATGTCAAAATAATCGATTTATCGGCAGACTTTCGGCTGGCGGACGTCGAAACCTATGCCGAATGGTACGGCCATGCGCACCAAGCCCCTGATTTACAGACCGACGCCGTCTATGGCATCACTGAACTGGCGCGGGACGCGGTTAAGGGCGCGCGCTTAGTCGCCAACCCGGGGTGTTATCCGACGTCGGCGCAGTTGCCGTTGGTGCCTTTGCTCAAAGCCGGGCAGGTTTCGCCGGAAGACATCATTATTGATGCCAAGTCCGGGGTTAGTGGTGCGGGCAGGGGGCCTAAAGAAGGGACCTTGTTCACTGAGGTCTCTGAAGCGGTTCATGCCTATGGGGTTGCCAATCACCGGCACGCGCCGGAGATCGAGCAAGGCTTGTCTGGTGCAGCAGGGAAGGCGGTTATCGTGAATTTCACACCGCACCTGATGCCGATGAACCGGGGCATTTTGTCGAGCATCTACGTGAAGACAGAAGGTGGGGCGACGGCGGACGATCTGCGCGCCACGCTCGAAACTGCGTATGGCAATGAAGCGTTCGTACGTGTAGTGCCAGAGGGCGTGTCGCCGGCAACCCGGCATGTTCGGGGATCAAACCACTGCCTGATTGGCGTGTTCGATGATCGGGTCAAAGGCCGGGCGATAATCTTGTCGGTGATTGATAATCTGGTAAAGGGGGCATCAGGCCAAGCGATCCAGAACATGAATGTCATGTGCGGATTGGAAGAAACCATGGGGCTAGAGCAGGAACCACTGTTTCCGTAAGTCTAATCTAGTTGGCGTCCTTCGAGATGCCGCTGACGCGGCTCCGCAGGATGAAGAAATAATTATAAAAACTTCATCCTGAGGAGCGCTGAAAGCGCGTCTCGAAGGGCCCTAAACGTCGACGTTTTCGACGAACTGGGCGTGTTCTTGGATGTAGGCGAAGCGGAGTTCGGGTTTACGGCCCATGAGGCATTCCACCAATTTTTCGGTTTGCTTCGCCTCATCGATTTCTTCAGCGTTGTGACCTTGGGGCAGGGTAACCCGAACCAGGGTGCGCTGCG
It encodes the following:
- a CDS encoding 2-dehydropantoate 2-reductase, with amino-acid sequence MKIAIMGSGGIGGYFGGRLAAAGQDVTFIARGDHLKAMQADGLKIESEHHGDAVVKPVQATDDPSSVGPVDYIIFGVKLWATADAAEDMKPMIGPDTMVVSFQNGVEFNDIIGGIVGMEHMVGGIAQCSTTIAAPGVIKQMAPLQRIVMGELTGGTSDRIDALVAALKAVDVVAESSENIQKEIWLKFVFLASLAATTTLTRQGIGAIREDDEMRAFLMDCMREIVAVGRAKGIDLDEDQPEKTFGFIKTLPEGMVASTLHDLNKGIKIEMPWLSGAVDHLGQDVGVDTPAHRTVFAGLKAFSADRVW
- a CDS encoding mandelate racemase, coding for MNRALATSSGKMSEAPLVLIDLETNEGVTGHAYLFCYHPMTASMMQRVLAESLELVRGNQVAPADLADKLLGRFMLLGNQGVISMALSGFDVACWDALSKSADMPLYKLLGGEVDRVKTYNSKGMSLMGMDALAKEAVDLLGEGFKALKLRLGYPTWQEDIEAVRAVRKVIPDDTPLMTDYNQSLSVEEAVIRGRALDAEDITWIEEPIAHDDHIGCAFVAKEVETPIQIGENFRNLNDMKSAIHLRAADYVMPDLQRIGGVTGWLAAAALAESKNTLMSSHLFPEVSAHLMTVTPTAHWLEFVDWGAPVMAEPMVVEDGYAIIPDRPGTGVTWNEDAVARYPTID
- a CDS encoding DMT family transporter, which encodes MAAAGVIIISPDGLFMRLLDHAGTWDAIFYRSLFMGITFTLVLLWQHRAQTLNVILGIGRRGVLAVFALTASNMGFVAAITHTTVANTLVILAIMPLFSALLGWMILGERVANRTWWAIFAGFFGVVIIFADSLGGGTLTGDVLALFTAILQALTLVILRIDGERVMVPAFCLSGFLAATISSGFADPAAVPVHDVALLAVLGVFIVPAAFLLFFSSVRYIPAAEASLMVLLETVLGPIWVWLVIGEVPTVVAAIGGIVIIGAIAGNSIVALRSETDQ
- the rplM gene encoding 50S ribosomal protein L13: MKTYSAKPSEIERKWCIIDAEGLVLGRLASVVALRLRGKHKPMYTPHMDCGDNIIIINAEKVQLTGNKRRDKTYYRHTGHPGGIKSRTAGQILDGAHPERVMIKAVERMISRNPLGRQQMRKLHVYVGNEHPHEAQQPEVLDVASMNPKNTRSA
- the rpsI gene encoding 30S ribosomal protein S9: MADTTSLEGLKEALESKSNAAAATAAPEEAAIEEAPAAVVASEPEALPEPKKDELGRSYATGKRKNAIARVWIKPGNGKVTVNGRDQETYFARPVLRMLINQPFEAAERMGQFDVFATVTGGGLSGQAGAVRHGISKALTYFEPGLRAALKPGGFLTRDSRVVERKKYGRKKARRSFQFSKR
- a CDS encoding N-acetyl-gamma-glutamyl-phosphate reductase, which encodes MSKIKAAIVGASGYTGAELVRLLVRHPEVEIAVMTADRKAGQSMGEVFPHLAGLGLPDLVSLDAVDYSDINVVFCGLPHGTTQEVISAMPQHVKIIDLSADFRLADVETYAEWYGHAHQAPDLQTDAVYGITELARDAVKGARLVANPGCYPTSAQLPLVPLLKAGQVSPEDIIIDAKSGVSGAGRGPKEGTLFTEVSEAVHAYGVANHRHAPEIEQGLSGAAGKAVIVNFTPHLMPMNRGILSSIYVKTEGGATADDLRATLETAYGNEAFVRVVPEGVSPATRHVRGSNHCLIGVFDDRVKGRAIILSVIDNLVKGASGQAIQNMNVMCGLEETMGLEQEPLFP